The Plantactinospora sp. KBS50 sequence GGTAAAGGCAAGCTGGTGAGCGTTCCGGACTGGAAGTACAAGCTCGCCGTCTTCGGCCTCCGGCACACTCCGCGGCGGGTCTTGCAGGGGGTCGCCCGGGACACCCGGGGCCGGATCGGCCGCGATCAGGTGTAGTGGCGCGTCGATTACCGTCCGTGTCCCGGGTGGCGGCTCGCCGCCGGTCGACCATCGACGGGCGGTGTCGGGGTACTCAACGAGTTCTCAGACTCGGGCAGTAGCATTCCCCGCCATGGGGGACCACGATGACCTGCGTAAATTCATCACCGACCTGGCTGTGGTCCATGGACGGGTGGTGCTGTCGTCCGGCCGCGAGGCGGACTGGTACATCGACCTCCGTCGGGTAACTCTGCATCACGCGGCGGCACCGTTGGTTGGTCGCGTGCTGCTCGATCTCACCCGGGACTGGGAGTACGACGCCGTCGGCGGGTTGACCCTCGGCGCCGATCCGGTCGCCGGGGCGATGCTGCACGCGGCGGCGGCGCAGCAGCGTCCGCTGGATGCGTTCGTGGTTCGGAAGTCACTGAAGACGCACGGCATGCAACGGCGGATCGAGGGTCCGGACGTGTCCGGCCGTCGCGTTGTTGCCGTGGAGGACACCTCGACGACGGGCAGTAGCGTGCTGACCGCTGTGGAGGCGTTACGCGAAGTTGGCGCCGAGGTCGTGGGAGTGGCGGTTATCGTCGATCGCGGAGCCGGCGAGGCGGTGCGGGCCGCCGGGTTGCCCTACCGGGCGGCCTATACGTTGGCTGACCTCGGCCTTCTGGCGTAAAAGTTTGCCGATTCGGATCTGCTGATATGCAGGCGGATCGATGCTGCAAGTGGAAGGATGGAATACGTGGGAACTGCGTTGGCCGAAATGACTATGCCTCAGATCTCGCCGCTTGCCGGCGAGCCGATCGAACGCGCCGACGCCGAGCGTCTGGCGGGAGTGCTGAAGGCACTCGCCGACCCAGCTCGGTTGCGGCTGCTCAGCCTGATCCAGTCGGCACCGGAGGGCGAGGCGTGCGTGTGTGACCTCACCGCGCCGCTCGGACTCTCTCAGCCGACGGTGAGCCATCACCTGCGGATCCTGACCGAGGCGGGACTGCTCGAACGGGAAAAGCGGGGCGTGTGGGCGTACTACCGGCTGGTGCCGACGGCGATCGCCACGATCGCCGATCTGCTCACCCCGCCGCGTAAGCGCGCCACCAAGAAGGCTCGCTGAGCTTCGCGTCCGGCGGCGTGCCAGCCGCCGGACGGCGGTCGTCCCCCGTGCCCGTCCTGCGGGTGCGGGTAGGACGATCGCCAGTTGCGGGCTGGGCGTGACACCGGCGTGCCCTGCGGGTAGGGCACACCGTCGCGGACCGCGCGTGACACCGCCTGTCGTGGGTTGGGTGTGACGCCGCGGCTCCGCGTACGGGGCCGCGTGACACGGCCCGATGTGGGCTGGGCGTGACACCGCTGGGTGGCACGCCCAGGTCGGCGTGGCCCGCGCGCCACGCCCTTGTCGGTGTGGCCCGCGCGCCATGCCCTTGTCGGTATGGCCGCCTCGTCGGTGTGGCCCGGGTGCCGCGCCCTTGTCGGTATGGCCGCCTCGTCGGTGTGGCCCGGGTGCCGCGCTCTTGTCGGTGTGGCCGCCGGTCGGCCGCCCCCGGAAGTTCCCGAGGGCGGCGTTAGGGCTGCGCTCAGCGGCCCGACTCGGAACCGTGCCCGCCCCCGTGGCCCTCACCATGCTCCCGGAGCGCCTCCGCGGCCCCTGCGGCGCCGGACGCGGCGACCACCGCGACCGCCTTCGCCCGCCGTCGGGCGCGCCGGTCGCGGAGCATCTCAAGCGCGATGGGCAGGACCGAGATCACGATGATCAGCGCGACGACCGGCAGGATGTACTTGTCGATGTGGTCGCCGATGGCGTCGTAGATCTGCCGGGCCAGCAGGTAGCCGACCAGCAGGATGCCGTCCACCCACAGCACGGCACCGACGATGTTCCACAGCAGGAACTGCCGGGCCGGCATGCCCAGCACGCCGGCCACCGGGTTCAGGAAGGTCCGGACGATCGGAATGAACCGGGCCAGCACCACGGCCTTGGCCGGTCCGAACTTCTGGAAGTAGTACTCGGCCTTCTCGACGTACTCCTGTTTGAACAGCCGGGAGTTCGGCCGTTCGAACATCCGCCGGCCGTACCGCGCGCCGAGGAAGTGCCCGAACTGGGCGCCCAGGATCGCGCAGATCGGGCCGCCGATCAGCAGGCCGGCCAGGGAGATCCGGGTCCCGTCGCCGAAGATCGCATCGGCAACCGACGAGGCGGCCACGCCGGCCAGGAACAGCAGTGAGTCCCCCGGGAAGAAGAACCCGACGAGCAGACCCGTCTCGGCGAAGAGGATCACCCAGACGCCGACCAACCCGAAGGTGTGTACCAGATCCTTCGGGTCGAGCGGGTTGAGTGCCAGGTTTTCGGAGAACGCGCGGATGTGCTCGGCGGTGTCCACGGCCACAAAGGGTACCGGCATCCGGCCGGCTGGCCACCGCGAGTAGCGGCAGCACCCCCGGCCGGGTCAGGGTCCGGCCGGCGGCTAGTGGTCGTAGCCGTCGTCCGAGCCGACCACCCTGGCCTGCTCCATGGCGTCCCAGTCGTCCACCTCAAGACCCCGGTGCGGTACGGCGTCCTCGTCCTCCCGGGGGTCGGCCATCGTCGCCTGCTCCACGGCGTCGTCGGCCGGAGCCTCCGGATCCCGCTCGTCCGGAACGAGGTGGTCGCCGGGCGCGAAGTCCTCTTCGGGCTGGCTCATCGCCCCTCCTTTGCCGGTCACGGACTGCCACTACACCGTACGGGCTGGTGGGGTCGGCCGCCGGCCGACGCTCCCGCCCGAACCCGTCTCCTGCCCGCGGGCGGTGGGCGGCAAACCGAGTACGCGAATGGCGGGCCGATGGTCGCGCGCAGGTGCCAGGATGGCAGCGTGGGATTCCTGATCCGACTCCTGATCAACGCGATCGCGCTCTGGGTCACCACCGTGATCGTGTCCGGGATCGACGTCACGGCGCGTACGGCCGGTGGCCAGGCGGCCACCCTCCTCGTGGTCGCGCTGATCTTCGGCGTGATCAATGCCGTGCTGAAGCCGATCATCCGGGTGGTCGGCTGCGTCTTCTACATCGTCACGCTGGGGCTGTTCGCGCTGGTCGTGAACGCCCTGCTGTTCCTGCTCACGGGTTGGGTCGCCGGGCAGTTCGACCTGCCGTTCGTCGTCACCGGCTTCTGGTCGGCATTCTGGGGAGCCATCGTGATGGCGGTGGTGAGTTGGCTGATCAGCATCGTCATCCCGGACCGGTCCGAACGGTCCTGACCCACACCGGCGTGGGACGTAGCCTGGTCGGTTGTCCCCGGTCCGGGCGGCTACGGGATACTGCCCGCACCGGACAGCGCGGTCAGGCACACAAGCCGAAAGACAGCGGCCCGCCGGGGCCGAGAGCGGTTAGTAAGGAGCGTTCGAGATGCCCATCGCTACGCCCGAGGTGTACGCGGAGATGCTCGACCGGGCCAAGGCCGGCCGGTACGCGTACCCCGCGATCAACGTGACGTCGTCGCAGACCCTGAACGCCGCGCTGCGCGGCTTCGCGGACGCCGAGAGCGACGGCATCGTGCAGGTCTCCACGGGTGGCGCCGAGTACCTGTCCGGGCCCACCATCAAGGACATGGTGACGGGCGCCGCCGCGTTCGCCGCGTACGCGCACGAGGTGGCCAGGAACTACCCCGTCAACGTCGCCCTGCACACGGACCACTGTCCGAAGGACAAGCTGGACAAGTTCGTCCGCCCGCTCATGCAGATCTCCAAGGAGCGGGTGGCCCGGGGCGAGGAGCCGCTGTTCCAGTCGCACATGTGGGACGGCTCGGCCGTGCCGGTGGCGGAGAACCTGGAGATCGCCAGCGAGCTGCTGGACCGGGCCGCCGAGGGCAAGATCGTGCTGGAGATCGAGGTCGGCGTGGTCGGCGGCGAGGAGGACGGCGTCGAGAACGCCATCAACGAGAAGCTGTACACCACGGTCGAGGACGGCCTGGCCATGGTGGAGGCGCTCGGGCTGGGCGAGAAGGGCCGCTACATGGCGGCGCTGACCTTCGGCAACGTGCACGGCGTCTACAAGCCCGGCAACGTCAAGCTGCGCCCCGAGGTGCTGAAGAGCATCCAGGAGGCGGTCGGCGCCAAGTACGGCAAGGAGAAGCCGCTCAGCCTGGTCTTCCACGGCGGGTCCGGCTCGCTGCTGTCGGAGATCCGCGAGGCGCTCGACTACGGCGTGGTGAAGATGAACATCGACACCGACACCCAGTACTGCTTCACCCGTCCGGTCGCCGACCACATGTTCCGCAACTACGACGGCGTGCTGAAGGTCGACGGCGAGGTCGGCAACAAGAAGCTGTACGACCCGCGGGTCTGGGGCAAGGCCGCCGAGGCCGGCATGGCCGCCCGGGTGGTCGAGGCGTGCGAGGCGCTCCGCTCGACCGGCACCAGGATGGGCAGGTAACCATCGGCGCAGCCCGGCTCCGGCGGTCGCCGGAGTCGGGTCTCAGCCGGCTCCTCGCGGGATCTCCCGCCCCGCGCGGGGCCGCCGGGTCCGCGGCCGGGGCCGCCGGGCCGCCGGGTCCGCGCCCGGGGCCGCCGGCTCTCAGCCGGCCGTCCGGTCTCCGGTCAGCAGCCGGGCCGCCTCGGCGACGTCGTCGGTGACGTGGATCAACGCCGTCAGGTCGCCGCCGCGCGCCCGGGCGAGCAGCGGGCGCAGCAGCTCCTCGACCGGCAACGTCCGGGTCCAGTGCTCCCGGCCGAGGAAGACGTACGGGCCGCTCTCCCCGTCGGTGCCGTAGAACGTCTTGGTCGCCGCCTGGAACACCTCCTGCACGGTGCCGGCCTCGCCGGGGGCGAACACGATGCCGCCGCGGGCCAGCCGCAGGATGGTGTCCTCGCGGATGGCGTTCGAGAAGTACTTGGCGATCCGCCCGGCGAACAGGTTGGCCGGCTCGTGCCCGTACAGCCAGGTCGGGATCGCCAGGCCGCCGCGCCGCGCCCAGTCCGTCGCCGGCACCCCGCCGGGTCCCGGTACGACGTCGGGTCCCGGTACGACGTCGGCTGCGCCCCACGGCCCCGGCCGGTCCGCGGCTACGCGCCCGGACCGCGTACGCGGCACCGGCAGCGCGAGCCGGCCCGGAAAGCGTTCCCGGACCGCCAACGCCGCCGCCGTGTACGGGGTGTGGTCGGCGAAGTCGGGCGCGGCGGCCAGCAGTTCGATCGCCGCGGTCAGGTCGTCGGCCGACCGGTCGGCCAGGTACGCGCCCAGGTTGGCCGCCTCCATCACCCCGGGGCCGCCGCCGGTCACCACCAACCGGCCGGCCCGGGCCAGCGCCCGGCCGAGCGTCGCGGCCATCCGGTACGCCGGTGCACCCCGCCGCACGGCATGACCGCCCATGATCCCCACCACCGAACCCGGGCCGTGCACGGTCAGCCAGTTGCGGGTGGCGTCGGCGAGCGCGTTGTCGATGCCGTGGTCGTGCAGCCGCTGGGCCAGCGCCTCCCGGATCTGCGGCAGCGCGCCGCCGGTGGCGCGGAAGTGCTCGTACACCCGGGTGTCGTACATCCCGGCGAAGCCGCCCTCGGCGAAGCCGGCGGTGAGGTCCTCGGCGGTGTAGAGCCGGGCCGGCTGGGTCGGGTAGGGGACGTCGAGGAACGGCGGCACCACGTGCGCGCCGCGCCGGACGATCGCCGCCTCGACCTCGGGGTCGGCGAACCGGCAGCCGACGAAGAGGGCGTCGGTGACATCGACGCCGGACAGGTCCGGCGCGGGGTCGTCCAACCGGAGACCCTGCACTGTCAGCCCGGCCAGGCTGCCGGCCCGCAGGTGCGGTTCGAGTTCCGCCCGGGACTCGATCTCGGTCGGGGAGGTGTCGTGCGGTTCGACGACATCGGGCGGCGGCGGGCTGGGCACGCCGCACATCATGCCGGGTGCGTGCCCGGCCCACCGGCTCGGGCCCGCGCCGCGCGCGGCGGCGGCGCGGCCTGCCCGGACGCCTCCGGGCGCGGCACGCCCGACGCGCTTCGGGCGCCGCGGGCCGGACACGGCGAGAGCCCAGCGAGGTGATCGCCGGGCTCTCTCTGCCGGTTCCTGGGGAGGCTCCGGACCCCCAGTTGTAGTGCAGACCACGTCCGCGCGCACCAGCCTTACCGGGTGGACCTTCTGGGCCGTTCGGTCAACCCGCACCCCGGCCCCGCTGTTCCTCCGCCATCCGGAGCGGGTTGAATGGGCCGATGCAGAACCTCTTGCCAGAGCCGCCGGCCACCCTCCTGCCCAGCGACGAGGCCGCCGAGGCGGCGCTCGCCGAGGCCGGCCAGCAGAACACCGACGAGGCGTACGCCGCCGCGGCCGGAAACTTCCCGACCTCCAGCGCCGCCTGGGCGGCCCTTGCCGCGCGGGCCGTCGCCGAGGGCCAGGTGGTCACCGC is a genomic window containing:
- a CDS encoding helix-turn-helix transcriptional regulator codes for the protein MEYVGTALAEMTMPQISPLAGEPIERADAERLAGVLKALADPARLRLLSLIQSAPEGEACVCDLTAPLGLSQPTVSHHLRILTEAGLLEREKRGVWAYYRLVPTAIATIADLLTPPRKRATKKAR
- a CDS encoding DedA family protein, whose product is MPVPFVAVDTAEHIRAFSENLALNPLDPKDLVHTFGLVGVWVILFAETGLLVGFFFPGDSLLFLAGVAASSVADAIFGDGTRISLAGLLIGGPICAILGAQFGHFLGARYGRRMFERPNSRLFKQEYVEKAEYYFQKFGPAKAVVLARFIPIVRTFLNPVAGVLGMPARQFLLWNIVGAVLWVDGILLVGYLLARQIYDAIGDHIDKYILPVVALIIVISVLPIALEMLRDRRARRRAKAVAVVAASGAAGAAEALREHGEGHGGGHGSESGR
- the fbaA gene encoding class II fructose-bisphosphate aldolase produces the protein MPIATPEVYAEMLDRAKAGRYAYPAINVTSSQTLNAALRGFADAESDGIVQVSTGGAEYLSGPTIKDMVTGAAAFAAYAHEVARNYPVNVALHTDHCPKDKLDKFVRPLMQISKERVARGEEPLFQSHMWDGSAVPVAENLEIASELLDRAAEGKIVLEIEVGVVGGEEDGVENAINEKLYTTVEDGLAMVEALGLGEKGRYMAALTFGNVHGVYKPGNVKLRPEVLKSIQEAVGAKYGKEKPLSLVFHGGSGSLLSEIREALDYGVVKMNIDTDTQYCFTRPVADHMFRNYDGVLKVDGEVGNKKLYDPRVWGKAAEAGMAARVVEACEALRSTGTRMGR
- a CDS encoding phage holin family protein; amino-acid sequence: MGFLIRLLINAIALWVTTVIVSGIDVTARTAGGQAATLLVVALIFGVINAVLKPIIRVVGCVFYIVTLGLFALVVNALLFLLTGWVAGQFDLPFVVTGFWSAFWGAIVMAVVSWLISIVIPDRSERS
- the pyrE gene encoding orotate phosphoribosyltransferase; this encodes MGDHDDLRKFITDLAVVHGRVVLSSGREADWYIDLRRVTLHHAAAPLVGRVLLDLTRDWEYDAVGGLTLGADPVAGAMLHAAAAQQRPLDAFVVRKSLKTHGMQRRIEGPDVSGRRVVAVEDTSTTGSSVLTAVEALREVGAEVVGVAVIVDRGAGEAVRAAGLPYRAAYTLADLGLLA